The genomic stretch ATCGGAGGTCCCGAAGGACCGAGAAAACCCAAGAGTTTTGCTCCCAGGTTCACGGAACATGCTAAGTCCCGATGAGGAGCTAGATAGAGCGGAAACGCGTACCATTGGGGGAGTCGCCAGAGGAGTAGACGTAGAGGGAAGCGTAGAGGTAGCGAAGGACGAAGAGAGCGGCGACGATGTTGATGGAGCAGACGATGAGAGTGGTCCTCTTGTACGAGCACCCGAGCTTCCCTCCTCTCCCTTGATTTCCCCAATCCCTCGCCATTCTCTACCTCCCTCCTcatcccaccaccaccacctccaccaacatactctctctctccctccctccctccctctctctctctctctctctctctctgtctctctgtctctctctctctccgagtgAAAGCAAACAAGCGAGGAATGCCGTGTAATGCTCGATAAGGCGTGGAGATCGCACCGCTCGGATCGATCTGCAGATCACGGCGATCGAAGATCTTCTGCTGCCGTCACCAGTGGCGCTCGCAGCTCTCCCGCTTGGTGGTGGGTTGCTGTTCCGCCCCTCTTTTCTCCACCTTCCTGCCTAATTCGAAGACGCTGGGGAGAGacaggagagagagatatatatgcAGTAGAGGGAGAGAATAAATGCTCCTCCTTTGTTAGTCGGCAACCTTTCGAatcgtttaattttttttattttttttttcttttaagcttGGCTCTTCTAATCATTCGTATCATGTTTATGCAGGTGCAATATCGTCTTTGAATCTTAAATTTATCAacccctaaatttttaatacataattaatttaattcttaaactatataaaaatatttaatattgtcattccattaattcaagttcatgaaCAATATcgaatattttcaaataatccATGGATTGTACTTTTAGTGccgcattaaacaaattaaaagtttaagaatgacATTACACGttataataaaatttagaggccatactaaacaaattaaaagttcgaaaaTGACCTTGAATACTGAACCAAAATTTAGAGATTATTTTCGTTGAATTCATGATCGATGTAGGTGGTAATTATAAATATCCGACATACATTTCACTCTTTCGATAGTGAACATGCatgcaggttttttttttttttttttatacttacgATGATAACAGTAAGTCTTTAATTTGTATGAAGGAAGATAAAAATGGGAGCTGAGTAAGAACCTGAGTATCAACGGGCCAAAAAGTTCCCATCAAAAGTTGCAATGGAGATCGGGACGGTTCCAAATTAAATTGTTCTAGAAGAGTGGACCCTCTAGAAAAATGTCTCGTatccattttttcctttcatagAAAAGGGCTCAATAAAGGTAACATCGGCAAACAACTATGTTACtatgcccattttttttttttataatcgaagCATTCGGGCCAGTTTGCACGCACCTCGACTATTCCGCGGAAGAGATTAGCACGGTGATCCACCGCCATGGCCCCATACTTAAATCACGGGTGGTTAGTTGGAGAATCGAACCTAGAACCAGTGCGCCTAACCACACAATCCTAAGTGCGTCCTAACCAACTGAGCCATCCATGAGTGGATACTATGCCCATTTTATTACCTATTAAAACATAAACTAACTCTCTAGTAAgcggagaaaaaaaatgtataggcaatatttatttcacgaaaaataaatgatatgaaaaatatattttcataaaaatgatcgattatatcgcttgaaatgatTAGCCAATGAGAGATATTCCCATTGCCATTAATAAATTATGTCCAACatttttcatggatgatgaaaatattattcgatTATTTATTTTCGAAAGAAGCACAGACAATCATTTTTCACGTCTTGTTCTCGAAAAATGggcaatttgaaaaatactttgtGAAAAATCATCGCCTTTATCGATTGCAGAAATAGtggacggaaaatattttcatcggtCACAAACAAAATTTAGATATGAATTGCTGTCTATGatgatatattaaaatattttaagttatataaatgattattttaaaaaaaaattggattcgAGGATTTGATTCACACGAACAATAACGAAATAAAGATGAGAGTAGGTAAGTGGTAACGTTGGAGGGGGAGCATGTGGGGCGCCTACGGCTGAAAAGGCGGGGAGGGAATCGTGGTCGGCCGGGTCAGGGTGAGGCAATTTGGGTTAACTTGCAGTTGAAGCGTAATTAATGACGGGGCCGCTTTTTGGGACGCCTCAAACGACGACGTTGGGTCCCGATCCTCAACTTCTCATTCCATCATTGAATCCCCCTCTCGTTGGGGACCTTCTAATTCATATGATTAAAACTTGGTCGCATGCCAATTGCAGGGAACTCATGATTTAAACATGAGCACGACCCCCTCGAATGAGCATCTTGGTCCGTTCCTTCCGATTAAAAAGATTTCCAAGCGGACGTGGGTGGACCAAATTTAGGGTTGAATGTAACGTGTCGACGGAATGCGGATCACGTGATTGTGAGGTACTTATTAAGATAGCCATCGcaaaattggtacaaatgttgGAAAGTGACGTCGAAAGTGTCGAGGGGGTGGGCAAAGATCGAGGACATCGGGTGCGCAGCAAGCTCACCGCATATCGACGTTGGGATGCCCTTGCTAAAATGGATTCGTCGCGTGTTGATCTGCGATGATTGAAGCAAAACTTTAATTGTAAGCTTATGCGTGATGGATATCGTCCCTTGAGTTCTAATGGACTTAGTTAACCACTCGAGGTTGGGAGGATGAACTCCTACTCATGCCAAGTAgggtttttttattcaatttgaatGATTCAAATATTCAAGAGCGCATGATGACATAAGTCTTAGCTGTGAGAGTCACGATAACTTTTCATGATTTCGTAAATAACAAAGAATGATTTAAATCTTAACACAAAATCCATAATTCTACTTTGTTTCTGCTACCATTTTATATGTTAATATTACGACTTTGCCTTTTTCCCAATTATAAAATTTACCTCTACATTTCATGTATTGGATCTAATTCACTTTAGAACGAGCAATGccacaaaaaagtaaaataaaacaatcaatACGGTGAAATTAGAGGTTAATTTGCAAGTGATTatagtttgaaatttcttttgtaTTGATTTAAAAGTCGCAACAATTTCATTTACTGAAATTATTCGTGTGGTGTCATAAAAGGCGTATTGTACATGACTTTATTCtctcaattaaaatgtttaaaaccgaatcgatatcaatgcaataagtttactGTTTAAGAcctttttagtacttttttcgCCTTTACTTTGATACGAAGCTGCCGACGGCGGAGCTGAATGACCTGCAATGGGCTGTGTTATGCGAGGGTTTTCTCTTTGCATTTTGTGTTTTGTCTAGTGTCGTGGCCCGCTATCGCCGGTGGCGGCACTAGCGGCAGCGGGGGAGGTGGTGAAGATCCGCAACCCGATAAGCCTGTTTTGGGCCGTGAGGAAACTTGGGCTTTGGAGCGGGCCACAGGCCCCACCCGTTAAGGGACGACACGCCGTACATGATTGCCAAAATGGCGGGAAAAGGCACCGCGTGTGCGAGGCGCGTGAGCTCTTCTGTGCTCTTCATCTTTCTCGCCCTCTCCCTCAACCTCTCGATCCTCCGCGGCTGAGCTGAGACACTTCGCTCGCAACCCGCCGAAACACGGCTCGATAATGGAGGCCAACGACatcgacgaagaagaagagttcgGGTTCTCGAGAAATTACTTCCTCGCCAAGGAATCGAGCGGCTCGAGCAAGAAATCCACCTGCAAGGTCTCCGACATCGATGTCGTCGACGAACAGGTTCTCTTTGGAAATCATCTCCGATAATGCTTTGCGCCTGTCGTTCTTGTGAAGGTTCCTGCATTGAGGTTTCGTTATCATTTTGGGTTGACTTTCTCCTCTGTTTTTGTGTGGGTTGACCAACGCCAGGAACTCGTGGCAGCGATGTCTGATATCAAACCTAAGCACGAAAAAGAGATTGCAGCTCTGAGAGATGGTTACAGAAGCTTGTACTCTCAGTGGGTTTTTGAGCTCAGGTGTGCACTCTCGCTCGCGAATTTGGCGTACCTGTTGGATTTTCTCCTGCTTATCTAGCGTAATCGGTGCATTGGTGCTAATTCGGCGTCTTATCATTATAAGGGTATCCGGGAAGGGCTTAGGTGAATCTAATTTAGAGCTTGGGTCTTCTCACTTCTTGGAGTGGGTCTTGCTCGATTGCTTACAGTTAATTTTTCGCGTACAAGGTGTGGACTTGGGATGTTGTTTTATGGTTTCGGATCTAAGAAAGCGTTGCTTGAAGAATTTGCTTCCACAGCATTGACCGATTATTCTGTAGTTGTCATCAATGGCTACCTTCCATCGATCAACATAAAGCAGGTATCATCCTTCTTGTACACCGATTGTCAAATTTCGACAGTTTGGTGTGTACTGAGCTACTTCAATGTAGATATGAAATTAACTGGTGAGAGGGTCTTCCCCAGTTGAGGTGGGTGTTGGCAGCAGGACTGGGTGTTTGTGAACTTTTGGTTGGCTGTCAGTATTTGTATGAATTCTCAATACTTGATGCGCAGGTCGTGCTTGGCTTGGCTCAAGTGTTGTGGGATCTTTTGAAGACAAAGCGAAAAACTCCTGTGGCAAGTGTGTCTAAAATGAAAGAACCATCCGGCTCTCAATCCTTGGATGAGCTTATTTTGTTCCTGAATGGGCCGTGGGTGGAGGAGAAGGATTTTTTCATGTGCATTGTCGTTCATAACATTGATGGGCCTGGATTAAGGGACTCAGACACTCAACAGTGCCTTGCGCGCATTGCTGCTTGTTCTCATACTCGCATCATTGCTTCCATCGACCATGTCAACGTGCCTCTGTGTAAGTGTTCAGCTTATGCTCATTTAGTCCACATTTGACAGTGGATTAGTTGCAGCAGGCATCAAAGGATGGATAGAAGTATCTGACCTGGTTTATTTTATTCATGCTTGAAGTTCTGCAAGAAAGTTATGTTGAAAAAAACCTCCCAACAGATTTTGATAAGTGACAAAACAATCCTCATCATCTGAAATTGATAAATGCATCTAAGTTCAGTTAGTCCTATTCCTTGCATTGCGTAGCAAGTCGGATTTACCTGACcgtgaaacaaaaataaaagctgCTATTACAATCGTTCTAATTTTTCTGTTACTCGACTTCAGCTTATGCTTATATTAGTGTTATTGTTTTGTAAACTTGTAAGTAGCTTAGTATCTGGTTCacttaaaacaaaaaatgcacATGAAAATAGTAATCTCAGTGCTTGCCATTTATGGTGTTATTTTGTGATCAATGCCTCCTAATGTTTACTGGGGTTTGTTGGCAGTGTGGGACAAGAAGATGGTTGACACGCAATTCAACTGGTATTGGCATCACACTCCTACCTTCGAACCATACAAGTACGAAGGAATGTTCTTCCCATTGATTCTTGCTCATGGTAATACTACTCAAAGTGCCAAAACAGCTACGATCGTCTTGCAGAGTTTGACACCAAATGCCCAGAGTGTCTTCAGAGTACTGGCAGAACATCAAATGGCTCATCTTAATGAAGAAGGTAAGTTAGGAACAATTTATAAGAGCATCGTTGTCTGTAATTGCTACATTAGTATGGATGTCATATTTTTGTTTGGATTTCAGGGATGCCAATTAGCAGCTTATACTCAACATGTCGAGAGCGTTTTCTGGTGAGCAGTCAGGTGACACTGAACTCACACTTGACTGAATTCAAGGACCACGAGTTGGTCAAGATGAGAAAAAATCCGGAGGGAGAGGACTGCTTGCACATCCCTCTGCCAACTGAGGCACTTGAAAAATTGCTGAAGGACATTGCATAGGGAAAGCTTTCATCTAGTGGTGAGAAAATGTCCGACTTACACTGTGCATCTGTTTTACTGTTAGTGTGCATCTCTAGTGACTGACGGTCCACTAGTGGACTGATTCTTAATTACACTTTGATTATTGTAATAGATTTGTGTTTATCAAATGTAAAATCTTCGCGAGGTAGTTGGCCACTTCAGTCTCAAGAAAACGCAACCCAACAATGCCACTTCTGCTTAAAATTTGGGCAAGGACATTAATAAGTTGCAGATGACCGTGAAAGCTGTAGCTATCCCAACTTGTGAGATATTTTGTCTAATGGGGTAAATGTGGATTCTTTAGTGCCTTGAAAAGGATTGAGGACCCAATCAAATGCTATGAGGGGCAAGCGCTTTCTTTGAATCACAAGGGGTGATTCAAGTCTGTTCTGCTGAATGCTGATTGGCCTCTTTTCCGATACCTA from Rhodamnia argentea isolate NSW1041297 chromosome 2, ASM2092103v1, whole genome shotgun sequence encodes the following:
- the LOC115732237 gene encoding origin of replication complex subunit 2, which encodes MEANDIDEEEEFGFSRNYFLAKESSGSSKKSTCKVSDIDVVDEQELVAAMSDIKPKHEKEIAALRDGYRSLYSQWVFELRCGLGMLFYGFGSKKALLEEFASTALTDYSVVVINGYLPSINIKQVVLGLAQVLWDLLKTKRKTPVASVSKMKEPSGSQSLDELILFLNGPWVEEKDFFMCIVVHNIDGPGLRDSDTQQCLARIAACSHTRIIASIDHVNVPLLWDKKMVDTQFNWYWHHTPTFEPYKYEGMFFPLILAHGNTTQSAKTATIVLQSLTPNAQSVFRVLAEHQMAHLNEEGMPISSLYSTCRERFLVSSQVTLNSHLTEFKDHELVKMRKNPEGEDCLHIPLPTEALEKLLKDIA